Proteins found in one Actinokineospora alba genomic segment:
- the aceE gene encoding pyruvate dehydrogenase (acetyl-transferring), homodimeric type — translation MPTQNSNPGTPERVRVIRDGLAAHLPDIDPEETSEWLESFDAALKGGGQQRARYLMLRLLERARESHVGVPSLTSTDYVNTIPTDREPWFPGDEEVERRYRAWVRWNAAMTVHRAQRPGVGVGGHISTYASSAALYEVGFNWFFRGKDHPGGGDHIYVQGHASPGIYARAFLEGRLSTAQLDGFRQELSHAGPGGGLPSYPHPRLMPDFWEFPTVSMGLGPMNAIYQARFNRYLHARGIKDTSDQRVWAFLGDGEMDEPESRGLIHVAANEGLDNLTFVINCNLQRLDGPVRGNGKIIQELESYFRGAGWNVIKVIWGREWDSLLHADRDGALVNLMNQTPDGDYQTYKANDGAFVREHFFGRDPRTKALVDPMSDQDIWNLKRGGHDYRKVFAAYQAATEHHGQPTVILAKTIKGYNLGPHFEARNATHQMKKMTLDDLKQFRDTLRIPIEDAELEKDPYLPPYYHPGQDSPEIQYLQERRRQLGGYLPERRSKAKALVLPGDQVYDVIRRGSGKQDVATTQAFVRLVRDLAKDKEIGARIVPIIPDEARTFGMDSMFPTQKIYNHQGQLYTSVDASLMLSYKESESGQILHEGINEAGSTASFTAVGTSYATHGEPMIPIYIFYSMFGFQRTGDGLWAAADQMARGFVLGATAGRTTLTGEGLQHNDGHSLLLAATNPAAVSYDAGWSYEIAHIVKDGLRRMYGEQAEDIFYYLTVYNDPYQQPAEPENLDVEGLLRGLYRYLDAPEGSGPRAQVLASGVAMPWAVKAQQMLAEEWGVQVDVWSATSWSELRREAVDIERHNMLHPEAEPRVPYVTSVLKDSPGPVVAVSDWMSAVPDLIRPWVPTDMTTLGTDGFGFSDTRPAARRHFLVDAESITVAVLGALARRGEVDQSKVVEAARKHRIDDVTAAGPQTSDPGSA, via the coding sequence TTGCCCACCCAGAACAGCAACCCAGGCACTCCCGAGCGCGTGCGCGTGATCCGCGACGGGCTCGCGGCGCATCTGCCGGACATCGATCCGGAGGAGACGTCGGAATGGCTGGAGTCGTTCGACGCCGCGCTCAAGGGCGGCGGGCAGCAGCGTGCTCGGTACCTGATGCTGCGGCTGCTCGAGCGCGCCCGTGAGAGCCACGTCGGCGTCCCGTCGCTGACGAGCACCGACTATGTCAACACCATCCCGACCGACCGCGAGCCGTGGTTCCCCGGCGACGAGGAGGTCGAGCGCCGCTACCGGGCGTGGGTCCGGTGGAACGCGGCGATGACCGTGCACCGCGCGCAGCGGCCCGGCGTGGGTGTCGGTGGTCACATCTCGACGTACGCCTCCTCAGCGGCCCTCTATGAGGTCGGCTTCAACTGGTTCTTCCGGGGCAAGGACCACCCCGGCGGCGGCGACCACATCTACGTCCAGGGCCACGCCTCCCCCGGCATCTACGCCCGCGCGTTCCTCGAGGGCAGGCTCTCCACCGCGCAGCTCGACGGGTTCCGCCAGGAGCTCTCGCACGCGGGCCCCGGCGGCGGCCTGCCGTCCTACCCGCACCCGCGGCTGATGCCCGACTTCTGGGAGTTTCCGACCGTCTCCATGGGCCTCGGCCCGATGAACGCCATCTATCAGGCCCGCTTCAACCGCTACCTGCACGCCCGCGGCATCAAGGACACCTCCGACCAGCGCGTGTGGGCGTTCCTCGGCGACGGCGAGATGGACGAGCCCGAGTCGCGCGGCCTGATCCACGTCGCGGCCAACGAGGGCCTGGACAACCTGACCTTCGTGATCAACTGCAACCTGCAGCGGCTTGACGGTCCGGTCCGCGGCAACGGCAAGATCATCCAGGAGCTCGAGTCCTACTTCCGCGGCGCGGGCTGGAACGTCATCAAGGTCATCTGGGGCCGCGAGTGGGACTCGCTGCTGCACGCCGACCGCGACGGCGCCCTGGTCAACCTGATGAACCAGACCCCCGACGGCGACTACCAGACGTACAAGGCCAATGACGGCGCGTTCGTCCGCGAGCACTTCTTCGGCCGCGACCCGCGCACCAAGGCGCTGGTCGACCCGATGTCGGACCAGGACATCTGGAACCTCAAGCGCGGCGGCCACGACTACCGCAAGGTCTTCGCGGCCTACCAGGCGGCCACCGAGCACCACGGCCAGCCGACGGTGATCCTGGCCAAGACGATCAAGGGCTACAACCTCGGTCCGCACTTCGAGGCGCGCAACGCGACGCACCAGATGAAGAAGATGACCCTGGACGACCTCAAGCAGTTCCGGGACACGCTGCGCATCCCGATCGAGGACGCGGAGCTGGAGAAGGACCCGTACCTGCCGCCGTACTACCACCCCGGCCAGGACTCGCCCGAGATCCAGTACCTGCAGGAGCGCCGCCGCCAGCTCGGCGGCTACCTGCCCGAGCGCCGCTCGAAGGCCAAGGCGCTGGTGCTGCCCGGCGACCAGGTCTACGACGTGATCCGGCGCGGCTCCGGCAAGCAGGACGTCGCCACCACGCAGGCGTTCGTCCGGCTCGTGCGCGACCTGGCCAAGGACAAGGAGATCGGCGCGCGGATCGTGCCGATCATCCCGGACGAGGCCCGCACGTTCGGCATGGACTCGATGTTCCCGACCCAGAAGATCTACAACCACCAGGGCCAGCTCTACACCTCGGTGGACGCCTCGCTCATGCTGTCCTACAAGGAAAGCGAGTCGGGCCAGATCCTGCACGAGGGCATCAACGAGGCGGGCTCGACCGCGTCGTTCACCGCTGTCGGCACGTCGTACGCCACGCACGGCGAGCCGATGATCCCGATCTACATCTTCTACTCGATGTTCGGCTTCCAGCGCACCGGCGACGGCCTGTGGGCCGCGGCCGACCAGATGGCGCGCGGCTTCGTCCTGGGCGCCACGGCGGGCCGCACGACGCTGACCGGTGAGGGCCTGCAGCACAACGACGGGCACTCGCTGCTGCTGGCGGCGACCAACCCGGCGGCGGTGTCCTACGACGCGGGCTGGTCCTACGAGATCGCGCACATCGTCAAGGACGGCCTGCGGCGGATGTACGGCGAGCAGGCGGAGGACATCTTCTACTACCTGACCGTCTACAACGACCCGTACCAGCAGCCGGCGGAGCCGGAGAACCTCGACGTCGAGGGCCTGCTGCGGGGTCTCTACCGGTACCTGGACGCGCCCGAGGGCTCCGGCCCGCGAGCGCAGGTCCTCGCCTCCGGTGTGGCGATGCCGTGGGCGGTCAAGGCCCAGCAGATGCTGGCCGAGGAGTGGGGCGTCCAGGTCGACGTCTGGTCGGCCACGTCCTGGTCGGAGCTGCGGCGCGAGGCGGTCGACATCGAGCGGCACAACATGCTGCACCCCGAGGCCGAGCCGCGGGTGCCGTACGTGACGTCGGTGCTCAAGGACAGCCCCGGGCCCGTGGTCGCGGTGTCGGACTGGATGAGCGCGGTGCCGGACCTGATCCGCCCGTGGGTGCCGACCGACATGACCACCCTGGGCACCGACGGGTTCGGCTTCTCCGACACCCGCCCGGCCGCCCGCAGGCACTTCCTCGTCGACGCCGAGTCGATCACCGTCGCCGTCCTGGGCGCGCTGGCCAGGCGCGGCGAGGTCGACCAGTCGAAGGTCGTCGAGGCGGCACGCAAGCACCGCATCGACGACGTCACCGCCGCGGGCCCCCAAACCTCCGACCCCGGCTCCGCCTGA